TTTTTTAACAACTCGCAAAAAAATAATTCGAATTATTTATGCCAGTCAAGATCAGATTACAACGTCATGGCGCTAAGAAGAGACCTTTTTATTTTATCGTAGTTGCCGATGCTCGCGCGCCAAGAGATGGTAAATTCATCCAGAAGATCGGTACTTACAATCCACTGACAGTTCCTGCTTCTATCAACATTGATACAGAAAAGGCACTGCGTTGGTTACAGAAAGGTGCTCAGCCAACTGATACCGTTAGAAGAATCCTTTCTTTCAAAGGTGTTCTCTACCTGAAACACCTGTTAAGAGGTGTGAAGCTCGGTCTGTTTGATGAGCCTACCGCTTTCCAGAAATTCGAACAATGGCAGGCTGAACACGAGCAGAAAGTTGCTGCACGTCGCGATAGCCACAAGAAAGCTAGAATCGCTACCCCAATAGTAAGAAGAGTAGAAGATGCTTCTGCTCCTCAGGCTCAGGAAGGTGGTGAAGCTTAATCCAGCTTTCAAATAACATACTGAAAGGGAAATACTCTAGGGTATTTCCCTTTTTACTTATTAGTCGTCAGATAATGAATAACTACTTTAGCATAGGTAAACTGGTATCTGTATTCGGATTACAGGGCGAGTTTGTTCTGAAGCACAGCCTGGGAAAAAGAGCCTCCCTGCAAGGGGTGGAAGCCATCTTCCTGGAAGAGCGTAAGAACAGCTTTATACCTTATTTTGTGCAGAAAGCCAGTGTGAAAGATCATGAGCATACCTTTGTGAAGCTGGAAGGCATTGACACCAAGGAAGCTGCCCGTAAGCTGGTGCAAACGCCTGTTTACCTGGGAGAGGCTGATTTCAAATCACAGGCAGCATCATCTGCGCCACTGGCCATGCTGGGTTTTACCGTGCATGACAAGGAACTGGGTGAACTGGGCGTGATAGAAGAGGTGATGGAAATGCCGATGCAGGTGCTGGTGAAGATCATGTATAAGGAAACAGAAGTGCTGTTACCTTTGAATGAGCAATCACTGGTAAAGGTGGATAAGAAAGCTCAGATCGTACATGTAGACCTGCCTGAAGGATTGATGGACATTTATCTGTAGAATGGGGCCTGACTTAATTTGAGTGTTACATCGGGGAGGACCTGTGGCCAGCTTTGATACCAGGATAAGTCACAACCGTAGAATTAATTAACACATGAGGATCGATATTATTACCGTACAGCCAGGGTTACTGGAAAGCCCTTTTTCTCACTCGATCTTAAAGCGGGCGCAGACGAAAGGATTGCTGGAAATATACACCCATAATCTCCGGGATTATTCTACCCAGAAGCAAAAGCAGGTAGATGATTACCAGTTTGGGGGAGGGGCAGGTATGGTAATGATGCTGGAGCCTGTAGTAAGAGCGATAGAGACCCTGAGAGAGAAGATCACTTATGATGAGGTGATCTACCTGACACCGGATGGAGAGACCCTGAACCAGGGGATGGCCAACCAGCTGTCACTAAAAGGGAACCTGCTTATGCTGTGTGGACATTATAAAGGTATTGATGAGCGGATCCGTCAGCATTTCGTAACGAAAGAGATCTCTATTGGTGATTATGTACTCTCCGGCGGCGAGTTGGCGGCAGCAGTACTGGTAGATGCAATAGGAAGATTGATTCCGGGAGTGTTGAATGATGAGCAGTCTGCCTTGCTGGATTCATTCCAGGATAATTTGCTGGCACCACCGGTGTATACCCGTCCTGAGGAATTCAGGGGCTGGAAGGTACCGGAAGTGCTGATGAGTGGGGATCATAAGAAGATAGATGAATGGAGACACGATATGGCACTGGAGCGTACAAAGCAAAGGAGGCCGGATCTGTTGGACAGGCATTAAAGAGGCAATCCTGGCTTTAAAAGGGCATACTAGTGATTTAAAAGCCGCCCGCAGGGCCTTATGATTTTAAATTCTTTGCGAAGCAATGATTCCAGCAACTTCATCCATTAAAAAAGTTAAGCCAAAATTTGGCTCATAATCAATTAGTTAAAAAATTATTCCTTAATAAAGGGCACTGTTATTTGGAAGTTGTGGAATTCTCACCTACCTTTGCAGTCCGATAAATAAATTTGAAAGATGAACGCGATTTCTTTTGTTCACGAGCAACTGACAGGTAATACAAAAAACTACCCTAAGTTTAAAGCCGGTGACAATGTCACTGTAAACTATAAAATTGTTGAAGGTAACAAGGAAAGAATCCAGTCCTTCAAAGGTGATGTAATTAAGATCCAGGGTACTGGTTTCACTGCATCATTCACAGTAAGAAAGATCTCTGATGGAGTTGGCGTAGAGAGAGTATTCCCTCTGTTCTCACCAAACATCGATGGTATCGTACTGAACAAAGTTGGTAAAGTAAGAAGAGCAAGACTGTTCTACCTGCGTGAACGTGCTGGTAAAGCTGCTCGTATTAAAGAAAAAAGGGTTTAGTATAAATACAGGGAAATTAGTGATAACGGGGACCGTTCCGGTTCCCGTTTTTTTTGTCGCTACCTGTAAGTACCAATCTCTACCCTATTTGATCCTACCACTGCAGGGAAAAGCCCCTTGCCGCCTCCGTTTGCCCCACTCTTAAAATAAGATTAAAGTTTCCCCTATCTTCGGACAGTACAATTGAATCCCGGATTTTATTACCTATCTTTGTTAGCTTAACATTTTAAAACAGAGAAAATGACTGCCGTTATTGTGAAATCACCACTGTTATTGTTCCAGGATCTGGGTATGAGCGAATTGTTGCTGATCGCCCTGGTTGTATTACTGTTATTTGGTGGTAAAAAAATCCCTGAGCTCATGCGCGGACTGGGTAAAGGTATCCGTGAGTTCAACGATGCCAAAAACAATGTACGCAAGGAGATCGAAGATGGTATGAAAGAAACACCTTCCACCACTGATCAGAAAGGAGCTTAATTCCTTCCCTGTACTATTACGGACTAAAAAGATTCAAACGCAGGGGAGAAGTCGTGTGCCTATGATAGTCATAGACTAGCATTTCACGTCATGGAACCTAAAGTATGCCACAACCTGGACGCAGCACTTTTTGTGTCCGGCTTACAAGTTTGACCTGATATTTTATTTTTTCAAGCAATTAACTGGTTTGGCTTTGTCTGAATTCAGCAGTATATCGGCTTTTCATGAAGCATTATACGCCGGCAGAACAACCTGTACGGGAGTGGTGCAATATTACCTGGACCGTATAGCAAAGACAAAACATCTGAATGCATACCTGGAGGTTTGGGAAGAGGAAGCCCTTCAAAAAGCACGCGAGCTGGATACCCGTCTACAAAATGGGGAAAAGCTGGGGTCGCTGGGGGGCGTTGTGATCGGGATCAAGGATGTGATCTGCTACAAAGGGCATAAAATAAGTGCGGCATCGAAGATGCTGGAAGGGTTTACATCTATGTATTCTGCCACCGCGGTCGAAAGATTGCTGGAGGCAGATGCCATTTTGATCGGTAACCTCAATTGTGACGAGTTCGCCATGGGGTCTACCAATGAGAATTCGGCACATGGACCCGTACTCAATGCATTGGATACTACCCGTGTACCTGGTGGATCATCAGGTGGATCGGCAGTAGCCGTGCAGGCAGATCTGTGTATGGTAAGCCTGGGTAGTGATACCGGGGGATCCGTACGTCAGCCTGCTGATTTCTGCGGAATCGTGGGTATGAAACCAACTTATGGGCGTATTTCCCGCTACGGGCTGATCGCTTATGCTTCCTCCTTTGATCAGATTGGCATCTTTGGCAGGAATGTTGCGGATGTGGCAGGTGTATTACAACAAATAGCAGGGCCTGATGCCTATGATAGCACAGCATCTTTAGAGGAAGTTGCTGATTATCAGACACGAGAACACAATAAATCTTTTAAAATAGCGTATTTAAAAGACGCATTGTTTCACCCGGGCCTGGACCCTGAGATGAA
This window of the Chitinophaga sancti genome carries:
- the rpsP gene encoding 30S ribosomal protein S16, translated to MPVKIRLQRHGAKKRPFYFIVVADARAPRDGKFIQKIGTYNPLTVPASINIDTEKALRWLQKGAQPTDTVRRILSFKGVLYLKHLLRGVKLGLFDEPTAFQKFEQWQAEHEQKVAARRDSHKKARIATPIVRRVEDASAPQAQEGGEA
- the gatA gene encoding Asp-tRNA(Asn)/Glu-tRNA(Gln) amidotransferase subunit GatA, with amino-acid sequence MSEFSSISAFHEALYAGRTTCTGVVQYYLDRIAKTKHLNAYLEVWEEEALQKARELDTRLQNGEKLGSLGGVVIGIKDVICYKGHKISAASKMLEGFTSMYSATAVERLLEADAILIGNLNCDEFAMGSTNENSAHGPVLNALDTTRVPGGSSGGSAVAVQADLCMVSLGSDTGGSVRQPADFCGIVGMKPTYGRISRYGLIAYASSFDQIGIFGRNVADVAGVLQQIAGPDAYDSTASLEEVADYQTREHNKSFKIAYLKDALFHPGLDPEMKDEYQSFFEELEAAGNSVTAVDFAYLDYVVPAYYVLTTAEASSNLSRYDGVKYGHRTPLQNLDLTDFYKKSRSEGFGIEVKRRILLGTFVLSAGYYDAYFTKAQQVRRLVVNKLSEILSTYDAILMPTVPSTAFKIGEKTDDPIAMYLADIYTVLANLAGVPAISVPLQRHSNGMPYGVQIITKQFSEARLLDIAEQFMQMRQDTPV
- the rplS gene encoding 50S ribosomal protein L19 — its product is MNAISFVHEQLTGNTKNYPKFKAGDNVTVNYKIVEGNKERIQSFKGDVIKIQGTGFTASFTVRKISDGVGVERVFPLFSPNIDGIVLNKVGKVRRARLFYLRERAGKAARIKEKRV
- the trmD gene encoding tRNA (guanosine(37)-N1)-methyltransferase TrmD, which codes for MRIDIITVQPGLLESPFSHSILKRAQTKGLLEIYTHNLRDYSTQKQKQVDDYQFGGGAGMVMMLEPVVRAIETLREKITYDEVIYLTPDGETLNQGMANQLSLKGNLLMLCGHYKGIDERIRQHFVTKEISIGDYVLSGGELAAAVLVDAIGRLIPGVLNDEQSALLDSFQDNLLAPPVYTRPEEFRGWKVPEVLMSGDHKKIDEWRHDMALERTKQRRPDLLDRH
- the rimM gene encoding ribosome maturation factor RimM (Essential for efficient processing of 16S rRNA), translating into MNNYFSIGKLVSVFGLQGEFVLKHSLGKRASLQGVEAIFLEERKNSFIPYFVQKASVKDHEHTFVKLEGIDTKEAARKLVQTPVYLGEADFKSQAASSAPLAMLGFTVHDKELGELGVIEEVMEMPMQVLVKIMYKETEVLLPLNEQSLVKVDKKAQIVHVDLPEGLMDIYL
- a CDS encoding Sec-independent protein translocase subunit TatA/TatB, yielding MTAVIVKSPLLLFQDLGMSELLLIALVVLLLFGGKKIPELMRGLGKGIREFNDAKNNVRKEIEDGMKETPSTTDQKGA